AAAACGgtatagaaatttttttaattaaaaattttaaagagtaacATTAGGAATAACAATAAAAGCCGCtacttggggaattccctggaggtccagtgattaAGGCTCTGCGCttcaagagtagcccccgctcaccacaactagagaaagcccgcgcgcagcaacaaagacccaacgcagccaaaaataaataaaaataaaataaattaaaaaaaaaaaagactctgagctttcacGGCAGGGGCCActtgtttgatccctggtcggggaactaagatcccacatggctgtggccaaaaaaaaaaaaaaagaggcagctaCATTTGTCCTGCTAAGAGTGTAACTCACAGTTCCTGTAActgagtgaaagaataaattatttagtaaatatttatggtaataattaattaattagacaCATATTGAGCACCCAGCActgggccctggggacacagacatgaAAATGACAAAGTCCCTGCTCTATTGGGGTGCACATGCATCTGGGAGTGACAGAAGAAACAAGGTGAGTggatggggacttccttggtgacacaatggtcaagaatccgcctgccagtgcaggggacgtgggttcaagccctggtccaggaagatcccacatgccgcggagcaactaagccacaactactgagcctgcactcgagaaccctcgagccacaactactgaagcccacgcgcctagagcccatgctccacaacaagagaagccaccacaacgagaagcccgtgcaccgcaccgaagagtagcccctgctcgccgcaactagagaaagcttgcgcacagcaacgaacaaagactcaacgcagccaaaacaataaaattttaaaaaattaattaatcaattaatttaaaaaaagagtggatgggtgggtggatgaatggTTGATTggttggatggatagatgaatagatggatgaatggatgcatggatgcatggatggatggatggatgggtggatggttgGTTGGATGCACAGTTGGTTGGTCTGGGGTCTCCACCCATCAGCCCTCCAGGGCGCAAAGGGAAAGTGAGGCGGGGCAGCTGTCCCATCCGAAGctccgcccctccccgcccccgcagCGTCTTCTCGTCGGCAGACTGCGCCGCTCACCTGGTGGCCTCCCCTTTAAGACGCGCTCACCTGGGTGCTCACCTGCGCGCGGGCGCTTCCGCAGGAAGAAGGAAGCGGCGCCACCGTCGCCTCccggccctccctccccaccagccagGTCCGCCGGCCGCCACCATGTCCGCCTCGGCTGTCTTCATCCTCGATGTCAAGGGCAAGGTGAGGCTGGGCGCAGGGAGTGGGGAACGGACAGGTGAGGCTGCACCCTCCCGGACCCAGGGGCGGCCCCTCCTTGCAGGCAGCGAGGCCCCGGAAAGCTCTGGGGGCGTGTGgacacccctcccccaatccctGGGAGTCCCGCGTCGAATCCGACCTCCACTGTTCACTAGCCGCATGTCTGAGGCAAGGGgcttctcctctctgggcctcagtctccctgtcCGTACAAATGGGAATAACAGAAGTCCCCACCCAAGAAGAACGAATACAACCTCATGCGTGTATACCACCTAGCCCAGTAGCCCTGCTGCAAACATTAGGCGTTCAATGAATTGAAATGATTATTtctgtcaccatcatcatccaCAATACTAATATTTGGGAAAGACAGCAGGGGCCGGAGACCCTAATTCCCCTTTGGGTCTGTCTTTTCCCTTTCTGGTGCCCCCCTCCCATTCGTCTTGTCACTCAGGAGCAATAATAACATTTGCGgtgaaaataatatttctgaTAATAATCATAGTGGGAGGTAAGGTGTGTGAGGTCCTGCGGGTGCCCTCTCTGTTCTAAACACTGGACTAAACAACCTCAccaagtaggtattattattattgaccGCTTGCTGCCTGCCGGGCAGAGCTATATGAACTATGAGAGATATATGAGAGATATATGGAtataattgtttcttttctttttttctctctttctttcctttcatcgtCCCTACCTCACCGATTTGGTGCATATGGAGCCTGGCTTGAGAGCAGGAATTCTGGAGCCGGGGCATCTTCGTTCAATTCCCAGCTTCCTCACTTACTATGGGCGTGGTTCAtacctcagtttccccgtctgtaaaatggagatggtgataccacctacctcatagggttgtggtgaCAACAGAATAAATTAGCAAACAaccaggcttcagtagatgtcaATGAGGGCTCTAGACGCTCTAGCTGTCGTTATCACTTGcccatttttcagaggaggaaactgagatgcagagaggCAGAGCCTTGCCCATGCCCCCTCAGCCAGCAAGTAGGGTCAGAGCTTGGCACTCTGATGCCCCCAGGCAGAGAGTCCCTGGATCCCAGCAGTGACCAGACCTTCTCTGCCCACCCTCAGCCCTTGATCAGCCGCAACTACAAGGGCGATGTGGCCATGAGTGAGATTGAGCACTTCATGCCTCTGCTCATGCAGCGGGAGGAGGAGGGCGCCCTGGCCCCACTGATGAGCCACGGCCGGGTCCACTTTCTGTGGATCAAATACAGCAACCTCTACTGTATCCGAGGCCATGGGAGGATCCCTGGGGGCCCGCAGTGGTGGGCAGCTCAGGCCCAGAGGTGGTGGGCTGGGACAAGAGGTGCACAATACAGCAGTGGCTCAGGCTGGAGGGTGAGGGTTCAGGGTCTGTGCTCCATTGGAACCCTCCAAAACGGCACCTTTTCCTTAACCTCGTTGCCCGCAGTGGTGGCCACCACACTGAAGAACGCCAATGCCTCCCTCGTGTACTCGTTCCTCTACAAGACAGTGGAGGTAGGTCCTGGCCTTCCATTGGCCGGCTGGTCTGTCTGTCTACCTGTCTTGCCCACCTCTTTCGGAATCCATCTCTCCTAGGAAGCTTTCCCTGGGGGTGTCACCATCAAAGCCCCATCACCCTGGGTTCTCATTAGCTGCTGTGGGATCATCTCTCCCTATAGGGTAGGAACCAAGGAGGTCTCCGGTGCTCAAATCTGAACCAGAGGGAACTGGGTTCCAGACCCAGCTCccccacttcctggctgtgtgaccctgaacaaGTCACTTCTCTCTGTGCCTCTAAACTAGGTTTAGTCCTGCTGCAGGGTTGTTGTACGAATTAATCAAATTTGTACCTCTAAAGTGCCTAAAACAGTGCTCagtatacagtaagtgctcaataaaggttTGGTATTATTGTTAGCATTACCACTAATGTTGTATCATACTATCATATAGtaatttattgagcccttactataTGCCATTCTCAATGACTgagaaagtgctcagtaaacactttttttttcctttggccaccatgtggcttatgggatcttagttcccaaccagggatcgaacccacaccctcagcagtggaagcacagagtcctggacttccctggccatccagtggttaagactccgtgcttccactgcagggcacacgggttcgatccctggtcagggacctaagatctTGCATaccgcacggtgcagccaaaaaaaattcctAGTAAATATAATATACTTTGACAAACAAGAGATCTGTATTGAGTTGTCTCCTCTCTGCCAGGCAGAGGTGGGGACACAGCTGTGCATAAGACAGGCACGGTCCCTGCCTATGCTGAGGAGTTAAAGGGCaagaaggagggacttccctggtggcgcagtggttaagaatccgcctgccaatgcaggggacacaggttcgagccctggtccaggaagatcccacatgccacagagcaactaaggctgtgtgccacaactaccgagcctgtgctctagagcccgtgagccacaactactaaacccgtgcaccacaactactgaagccctcacgttctagggcccatgctccgcaacaagagaagccactgcaaagagaagcccgtgcaccgcaacaaagaatagcccccactcctactcgcctcaactagagaaagcccgtgtgcagcaacaaagacccaaaaaataaataaatatgtatatcaaaaaataaagggcaagggcttccctggtggctcagtggtagagagtccacctgccgatgcaggggacatgggttcatgccccggtccgggaagatcccacatgccgcggagcggctgggcccgtgagccatggccaccgagcctgcgcgtccggagcctgtgctccacaacgggagaagccacaacagtgagaggcccgcataccgcaaaataaataaataaataaataaataaagggcaaGAAGGAGATTCAAAGGGACATTGTGATAACCAGTCACTGGGGTGCTAGTCTCACCCTGATACTCACAGGGGTCAAGGGATAGtggtggcttcactgaggagCTGAGGCCTGTCACAAGGAGGCTGCTGTGAGGAGAGTGTCCTAAGCAGTGGgcatagcatgtgcaaaggccctgagatgggaACAGAAAAAAGGCCAGAGAGGCTGGAGCAGGATGAAGGATGGGGTTTCCAATGCTGGGTGACTGACAGGTTCTCTGCTGTGGTGATACCTATTAATCCCAGGGACTCCCATCTTGGGGTCCCCCAAGTCCCAAGGGCCCCTGGATAGAATTCAGGGAGTCCATGAACTGAGATGTATTTCTGTGTAAGTTTTCCTTTGCCATCTTgcggttctttttgttttttgctgtgcaTCACGTCTTGgcttccctaaccagggatgaaacctgggcccttggcagtgaaagtgcagagtcctaaccactggaccaccagggaattcccatcttgtgtattttatttcatgcATTTACAAACCTTGTTCTGAGGTGGGTCCATTCCAGGAGGGCAGAGACCCTGTTGGCTTTGTTCACCATTAATATACCGACAGTGGTATATTGTAGGCTCTCAATAGTTGCTTGTTGGGTGGCTGGCTGGGTGAGTGGGGACTCAGCCCACAGCTACACCAGCCACACCTCTGTGGATGTCGGTCTCCCTGCACCTGCAGGTATTCTCTGAATACTTCAAGGAGCTGGAGGAGGAAAGCATTCGAGACAACTTTGTCATCGTCTACGAGCTGCTGGATGAGCTCATGGACTTCGGCTTCCCACAGACCACGGACAGCAAAATCCTGCAGGAGTGAGTGGGCCATGGGTCAACCACAGGGTGGGCCATGGGTAGAAGAAAGTTGGAGAGGGCTGGGGAACTGTCCCTGGGCCTACCTGCTCatctccctgccctcctgccagATACATCACGCAGCAGGGCAACAAGCTGGAGACGGGCAAGTCGCGAGTGCCACCCACTGTCACCAATGCTGTGTCCTGGCGCTCGGAGGGCATCAAATACAAGAAGAACGAAGTCTTCATCGATGTCATAGAGTCCGTCAACCTACTGGTGAGCCTCCATACCTCTGCCCCACCCCTGACACGGCCTTAGGGCGGGAGAGTGTGTCCTATGCCTGTTGACCCGCCCATGTGTGCATCTTCAGGTCAACGCCAACGGCAGTGTCCTGCTGAGTGAGATCGTGGGCACCATCAAGCTCAAGGTGTTTCTGTCAGGAATGCCGGAGCTGAGGCTGGGCCTCAATGACCGCGTGCTCTTCGAGCTCACTGGCCGTAAGTTTCTGGAAGGGGGTGCAAGCTGGAGCCTGAGACTTCGTCCCATCAGGGGTGGGTGGTACCGAGAGATTTGCAGTCAGTTCTGAAATAGCACTCGCCCGCCCTCTTCTGGTTGTGACCAGTACTGCAGCTGCTGGTTCATTGCGCAAACAACTGCTTCATCGTTGAGTGCCAGGCGCAAGGACACcacagtgaagaaaaaaatccctgtcctcatggatcTGACATTCTAGCGGGAGTAAGAGACAGAATAGCATCATATTTAACAACCTGGCAGCAAGAGCCTGATTCCCGGAGTTCAGATCCTAGCTCCGCTCCTGGCcagctgggtgaccctgggcaagttactcattgactccgggcctcagtttcctcatctgttaaatgggggtGATCGTAGCGGTAGAAAGGGAAGACAAGCATAGGTACCATGCCCCGGGCTCCAGGGTCGCCCCAGGCTCCAGGATCACACTGCTAACTCGGCTCCGAGTTTCAGGGAGCAAGAACAAGTCCGTGGAACTGGAGGATGTGAAATTCCACCAGTGTGTGAGGCTGTCTCGCTTCGACAACGACCGTACCATCTCCTTCATTCCGCCTGACGGTGACTTTGAGCTCATGTCCTACCGCCTCAGCACCCAGGTAAGGCAGGGTCAAGCCCCTGGCAAGGGGTGAGAATTGACCCCAGAGCCTCGGAGAACTCCCCCTTCCTCTGTCTGTAGGTCAAGCCGCTGATCTGGATTGAATCTGTCATTGAGAAATTCTCCCACAGCCGCGTGGAGATCATGGTCAAGGTGGGCCCTGGGGAATAATTACTCACAATGCTGATCCGCCCCTTCATACCCACCCCCCACTTCAGTGTAACCTCATCTCCTACCTTCCTCCCTGCTCCTCACTTCCTTCCAGCCATGTGAGTCTTCTGGCTGGTTCTCAAACATACCAGGCATGGTCCCCGGCTATTCCCTGGATCATTCTGCCCCCAGCCACCCATATATCCACATAGCTTGCTCCTTCACCTCCTTCAGTTCTTTGCTTAAatttcacctcctcagagaagccctccctgactttCCCACATCCCTTCTTTGCTGTAGTTTTCCCCTTATTACTTACCAGCATCTGACACATGAtctgttttacttatttactttcatACACGTATATAAACCATATAGTGTATTTATATGATTTAAAGATTAATAATAAACCACACAGCTGATTTGAACATGCCTGGCTCCACCAGCTCCTCTGAACCCccatctgcccctcccccaattaCTGCTCCTCCTCTGCCCGCAGGTAATCAATTCCTGTAAataatttctttgcttttctttatagttttgccACCTGCATTTATAACCacaaatatttcattcttctggTTTCTGACCTTTACATCCATAGACTGGAGCTGTATGACTTTTTGTATAATTTGCTTTGTTCAGGTAATGTGGATTTTTAAGAGGAATCCCAGCAGCCAGAGCTTAGTGCCTCCATTTCTGTGGCTGTAGAATATTCCACCGTGAGAATCTTCTGTCCCATCTCTTGCATGGGTTGTTTTCAGTTCCTGGCTACTCCGGTTCACCTTCCCATGAATAGCCCTGTGCTTGTCTCCCAGTGCCCCAAGCAAGAGCTCCTCCAGAGCGTATAGTTAGccccatttacagatggggaaactgaggcccagaagaaTTAAGATGTCATTCATCTAGGAAGGGAGGGGGCACGTTGAACTTGGGTCTGCCTGGCTCAAGAGTCTGTGTTCTCAGATTTAACTTTGTTCCCCAGTCTTAGAGTCTTCGGGGAGCTGGGTTGTGGAGTGGACGGTCACGGGGCAGGGGTGTTGACATCCCCAGTGTCCCCATCTCTGCAGGCAGGGAAAGTGGAAAGGGTCTTAAAGCTGGTGTCTTCCAGAAAGAACAACCCCTGCCTTGTTTTACCTCCAGGTCCTCTGCCCCCAATCCCACCTCTCATAtattcccccccaccaccaaattCATAAATAAGAGCAGTCATCATAATGCTAGCTACTGCACATGGACACTTAGAGTCCTTGTGTTAAAAGCTTGTCCCAAGTCACACAGATCTAGATCTGCCTATAATGTTGTAACTTATCTGTAAGGAGAACATGTGAGGATTGAGAACACAGGCTTGGGTCAAATCCCTGCTGTGCCGGTTATCAACTATATGACTCGGGCAAAATGCTCTTTCTctgtgggcctcagtctcctcctctgtaaaatgggccttAGGAATGGCTCCTACTTTAGAGAATTAGTGAGAGGGCTAACTGCTTGGCACAGGGCCCAGCACATCGTAGGGGGTCAGTAAATGTCAGCTTTCAAATGAAAACTCTGTGACGGGCTGAGGACCCATCAGGCTTTGCAGTCAGAAGCTTCGGCTGCGAGTCTTGGCCAGGAGCCTTTACTTTCTTGTCTGTGAAGTGGGCTGAGAGCAGAGCCTGCCCTAGGGACTGCTCAAATGAGGGATCTTTTGAATGAGGCAAAGGTGTATGACACTTTCCAAACGGAAGGCACCAAAAGCAGGGCCTCtgggggacctccctggcggtccagtggttaagactttgagcttccactgcagtgggcgtgggttccatccctggtcggggaactgagatcttgcACGCTCtgtgtgcagccaaaaaacaaaacaaaaaaacaaaatcaggacCTCTGGAGTCTCTCCTGGGTgtggatcccagctctgccacttgttgGCTGTGTGTCTCCAGGCAAAtgctttaacttctctgtgcctctgt
This window of the Mesoplodon densirostris isolate mMesDen1 chromosome 3, mMesDen1 primary haplotype, whole genome shotgun sequence genome carries:
- the AP1M2 gene encoding AP-1 complex subunit mu-2 isoform X2; translation: MSASAVFILDVKGKPLISRNYKGDVAMSEIEHFMPLLMQREEEGALAPLMSHGRVHFLWIKYSNLYLVATTLKNANASLVYSFLYKTVEVFSEYFKELEEESIRDNFVIVYELLDELMDFGFPQTTDSKILQEYITQQGNKLETGKSRVPPTVTNAVSWRSEGIKYKKNEVFIDVIESVNLLVNANGSVLLSEIVGTIKLKVFLSGMPELRLGLNDRVLFELTGRSKNKSVELEDVKFHQCVRLSRFDNDRTISFIPPDGDFELMSYRLSTQVKPLIWIESVIEKFSHSRVEIMVKAKGQFKKQSVANSVEISVPVPSDADSPRFKTSVGSAKYMPEKNVVIWSIKSFPGGKEYLMRAHFGLPSVEKEEVEGRPPIGVKFEIPYFTVSGIQVRYMKIIEKSGYQALPWVRYITQSGDYQLRTS
- the AP1M2 gene encoding AP-1 complex subunit mu-2 isoform X1, with translation MSASAVFILDVKGKPLISRNYKGDVAMSEIEHFMPLLMQREEEGALAPLMSHGRVHFLWIKYSNLYLVATTLKNANASLVYSFLYKTVEVFSEYFKELEEESIRDNFVIVYELLDELMDFGFPQTTDSKILQEYITQQGNKLETGKSRVPPTVTNAVSWRSEGIKYKKNEVFIDVIESVNLLVNANGSVLLSEIVGTIKLKVFLSGMPELRLGLNDRVLFELTGLSGSKNKSVELEDVKFHQCVRLSRFDNDRTISFIPPDGDFELMSYRLSTQVKPLIWIESVIEKFSHSRVEIMVKAKGQFKKQSVANSVEISVPVPSDADSPRFKTSVGSAKYMPEKNVVIWSIKSFPGGKEYLMRAHFGLPSVEKEEVEGRPPIGVKFEIPYFTVSGIQVRYMKIIEKSGYQALPWVRYITQSGDYQLRTS